One Dermacentor andersoni chromosome 6, qqDerAnde1_hic_scaffold, whole genome shotgun sequence genomic window carries:
- the LOC126522741 gene encoding cystatin-A2-like, which translates to MASPRVGGLSQELKPADAQVQEVCEKVRSDVENKLGQNFEEFTPVSYRTQVVNGTNYFVKVRVGSDQYVHVRAHKSFQGDVTFAAVQENKSLEDEVEHFA; encoded by the exons ATGGCATCCCCACGAGTCGGAGGACTGTCGCAGGAATTGAAGCCCGCCGATGCCCAGGTGCAGGAAGTCTGCGAGAAG GTCCGCTCGGATGTCGAGAACAAGCTCGGCCAGAACTTCGAGGAGTTCACGCCCGTCAGCTACAGGACTCAGGTCGTGAACGGCACGAACTACTTCGTGAAG GTCCGCGTAGGCTCCGACCAGTACGTCCACGTCCGGGCCCACAAGAGCTTTCAGGGCGATGTCACCTTCGCCGCCGTCCAGGAGAACAAGTCGCTCGAAGACGAAGTGGAGCACTTTGCCTGA
- the LOC126522742 gene encoding cystatin-B-like: MPLCGGLSEEVKDADDTVKEICEKVRADVEAKLSKSFKEFAPLKYRTQLVNGVNYFVKVHVGDGQHIHVRAHKAFQGEISFSAVQENKTLEDPLEHFQ; this comes from the exons ATGCCTCTGTGTGGTGGACTCTCGGAGGAAGTTAAGGACGCCGATGACACAGTCAAGGAGATTTGCGAAAAG GTTCGTGCCGATGTGGAGGCGAAGCTGAGTAAGTCCTTCAAGGAGTTTGCGCCTCTGAAGTATCGGACGCAGCTGGTGAACGGCGTCAACTATTTCGTAAAG GTTCACGTAGGAGATGGCCAGCACATCCACGTGCGTGCGCACAAGGCTTTCCAGGGCGAAATATCGTTCTCGGCTGTGCAGGAGAACAAGACGTTGGAA